From a single Gammaproteobacteria bacterium genomic region:
- a CDS encoding nucleoside deaminase — MIKFLILPVVLAVSLSSNADNHKGDSVVTNLQPKAKAHQRELDHKYFLHMAYEQALKSYNEGGCPIGSVIVDENGKILGKGHNMLVQEGNPVLHGEMSAMRDAGRMPSRRKTTLYTTLSPCMMCTGTIIQFKIGRVVIGDTINSGPANVELLKQKGVEVIALDDPDSIALVKKFRKEKPDLWLEDWGGS, encoded by the coding sequence ATGATAAAATTCTTGATTCTGCCAGTGGTTCTTGCTGTATCATTGAGCAGCAATGCTGATAATCACAAAGGGGATTCTGTGGTCACTAATTTACAACCCAAGGCAAAAGCTCATCAACGAGAACTGGATCATAAATATTTTTTACATATGGCCTATGAGCAGGCATTGAAAAGCTACAATGAAGGTGGTTGTCCCATTGGTAGCGTAATTGTCGACGAGAACGGCAAGATTCTCGGTAAAGGACATAATATGCTAGTTCAAGAAGGAAACCCCGTTCTCCATGGTGAAATGTCAGCAATGCGCGACGCAGGACGGATGCCTTCAAGGCGCAAAACAACACTCTACACAACTTTAAGTCCGTGCATGATGTGTACCGGCACGATCATCCAGTTCAAAATCGGACGCGTTGTTATCGGTGATACAATTAATTCGGGACCTGCTAACGTCGAATTACTCAAACAAAAAGGCGTTGAGGTCATCGCGCTCGACGATCCGGATAGCATCGCGCTAGTTAAAAAGTTCCGTAAAGAAAAACCCGATTTGTGGCTTGAAGATTGGGGTGGGTCCTAA
- a CDS encoding type II toxin-antitoxin system VapC family toxin — MKSYVIDACVILKWIFKTDDDKEHIDKALNLLKLIERGECQIQQPIHWLPEVISVICRRLDTNRTAEILGSLLAMNFAINEEIEVYTSAAHLSSKYNHHLFDTLYHAVALESVNTVFITSDAKYYKRTKSEGSIMLLSDFS, encoded by the coding sequence ATGAAGTCTTATGTTATTGATGCCTGTGTTATATTGAAGTGGATTTTCAAAACAGACGATGATAAAGAACATATTGACAAGGCACTGAATTTATTAAAGCTTATTGAAAGAGGTGAGTGTCAGATTCAACAGCCAATTCACTGGCTACCAGAGGTGATTTCTGTAATTTGCAGGCGACTTGATACTAACCGAACAGCTGAGATTTTAGGGTCTTTGCTAGCTATGAACTTTGCTATCAATGAAGAAATTGAAGTCTACACATCCGCAGCTCATTTATCTTCAAAATATAATCACCATCTTTTTGATACTTTGTATCACGCAGTTGCATTAGAATCTGTCAACACTGTATTCATTACTTCAGACGCCAAATATTATAAAAGAACCAAATCAGAAGGTTCAATAATGCTATTATCTGATTTTTCATGA
- a CDS encoding helix-turn-helix transcriptional regulator, whose product MTFSIKNNPSFKSYGDVNNIIASFEGSLNINYFGYCRVFPNKEFFNLSNTGEWPEEYFIKQNKFPATANNYSQVKSGIYVPTIDQDKNFGWPENTIKDIRNKYNIIEPLLIIKKYDDCINAILIAINHKSPASHLISNIEEIVNFLHYFQSTAIKIIKSADSNRISLSSDSNNTNINADTSDPNDSSNTQNLPQKYYLRYLGKDISITEKESACLKLLAHGYSMKNIAVKLHISSRTVETNINKIKSKFNMTRKYDLVKLFWDNKFL is encoded by the coding sequence ATGACTTTTTCCATAAAAAATAATCCTTCATTTAAATCTTATGGCGATGTGAATAACATCATCGCCAGTTTTGAAGGTAGTTTAAATATTAATTACTTCGGATATTGCAGAGTTTTTCCTAACAAAGAATTCTTTAATTTATCAAATACAGGCGAGTGGCCTGAAGAATATTTCATTAAACAAAACAAATTTCCAGCAACCGCAAATAATTATAGCCAAGTAAAATCGGGAATCTATGTCCCTACAATTGATCAGGATAAAAACTTTGGTTGGCCCGAAAACACAATAAAAGATATCCGAAATAAATATAACATTATCGAGCCATTGCTTATTATTAAAAAATATGATGACTGCATTAATGCCATCTTAATTGCAATTAATCACAAAAGTCCCGCTTCGCACTTGATTAGCAATATAGAGGAAATTGTAAACTTCTTGCATTATTTTCAAAGCACAGCAATAAAAATAATTAAATCTGCCGATTCGAACCGAATTAGTTTATCTTCGGATTCTAACAATACAAATATTAATGCTGATACTTCAGACCCTAATGACAGTTCTAACACTCAAAACCTCCCACAGAAATATTACTTAAGATATCTAGGTAAAGATATCTCGATTACAGAAAAAGAATCTGCATGCTTAAAATTACTTGCACATGGTTATTCGATGAAAAATATTGCAGTTAAATTGCATATTTCAAGCAGAACTGTAGAAACAAACATCAATAAAATAAAATCAAAATTTAACATGACCCGAAAATACGACCTGGTTAAATTATTTTGGGATAATAAATTTTTATAA